In the genome of Pelobacter seleniigenes DSM 18267, one region contains:
- a CDS encoding STM4504/CBY_0614 family protein — protein sequence MAIFDLFSKRQKALRGDVPDVYTYDDLPNALRVQIVHIWSDALGSNEDYYDNYGCGHNVQSAYKFIVDTLCREYGMFRLPTADKYGKRMYLTELANYLLQVDEVEKQLDIVELSFRYIDRLTRKYDYLHKRNASESVDDAIEELNARFKEHGIGFQFIEGEIVRVDSELLHSEAVKPALRLLNEKSYQGAQQEFLSAYEHYRHGKHKEALNDCLKAFESTMKAICDKRKWAYQANATSKALIQVCLDNDLVPSFWQQQLSSLRSMLESSIPTGRNKLSGHGQGSTPTTVPGYLVAYMLHMTASTLVFLTTAEKNLATI from the coding sequence ATGGCAATTTTTGACCTATTCTCCAAAAGGCAAAAAGCCTTAAGGGGGGACGTACCGGATGTTTACACCTACGATGACCTGCCAAATGCTTTGAGGGTGCAAATCGTTCATATTTGGTCAGATGCACTTGGAAGTAATGAAGACTATTACGACAATTATGGGTGTGGCCACAATGTCCAATCTGCTTATAAATTTATCGTGGATACTCTTTGCAGAGAGTATGGAATGTTTCGGCTTCCAACAGCAGATAAATATGGTAAGAGAATGTATTTAACTGAGCTTGCTAATTATCTATTGCAAGTTGACGAGGTTGAAAAGCAGCTAGATATTGTTGAATTAAGCTTTAGGTATATTGATCGACTCACCCGCAAATATGACTATCTGCATAAGCGAAATGCTTCAGAAAGCGTGGACGATGCCATTGAGGAGCTAAACGCCAGATTCAAAGAGCATGGAATAGGCTTTCAGTTCATAGAAGGTGAAATTGTTCGAGTGGATTCTGAGTTACTCCACTCTGAAGCAGTAAAACCAGCATTGCGGTTACTGAACGAAAAAAGCTATCAAGGTGCCCAACAAGAATTTCTGAGTGCTTATGAGCATTACAGACATGGAAAGCACAAAGAGGCACTTAATGACTGCCTGAAAGCATTTGAAAGCACTATGAAAGCCATATGCGATAAACGCAAGTGGGCATACCAAGCCAATGCTACTTCGAAGGCATTAATTCAAGTCTGTCTTGATAATGACCTTGTTCCTTCATTTTGGCAGCAGCAGCTAAGTTCATTACGCAGCATGTTGGAAAGCAGTATTCCAACTGGCCGAAACAAGCTAAGTGGCCATGGACAAGGTTCTACCCCAACAACAGTGCCAGGTTATTTGGTTGCATACATGCTGCATATGACAGCATCTACATTGGTATTCTTAACTACAGCCGAGAAAAACCTTGCAACCATATAA
- a CDS encoding toll/interleukin-1 receptor domain-containing protein, with translation MTAPIGKVFISHSSINKPFVDRLVADLASREIPAWYDKFDLRIGDSVPGGINAGLAEAKYFLIVLSQAALTSRWVTEELNAALMSQVAMSGTFILPVLVEDCDIPPLLKHRRYADFRTNYDQGFRELLGVWGKDREASIVAGGKPLYPWPNARDKLSEAIYLHSTRFDKFFRMDWDLSETADKTINHIIDVLKLPWHKEVPELGMKWSFSYSLIFDGKAISLSRSLSEAGVSPGNVLMIGINGTYEDVWECELKNMWDGSKMYEMGSALRHEAELKEQIRKRGRLNRDRLREFANDCFSHV, from the coding sequence ATGACGGCTCCCATTGGAAAAGTATTCATCTCTCACTCAAGCATAAACAAGCCATTTGTAGATCGTCTCGTAGCCGATTTGGCATCGAGAGAGATCCCTGCGTGGTATGACAAGTTTGACCTACGCATCGGTGACAGCGTGCCAGGGGGGATCAATGCAGGCTTGGCTGAGGCCAAATACTTCCTCATAGTCCTATCGCAGGCAGCGTTGACCTCTCGGTGGGTTACTGAAGAACTTAATGCAGCCCTCATGTCGCAAGTCGCGATGAGCGGCACGTTCATCTTGCCTGTTCTTGTTGAGGATTGTGACATACCGCCCCTCCTCAAGCACCGTCGGTACGCCGATTTTCGCACCAATTACGACCAGGGGTTCCGAGAGTTGCTCGGCGTTTGGGGAAAAGACCGAGAGGCGTCTATCGTTGCTGGCGGCAAACCACTCTACCCATGGCCAAACGCACGAGACAAGTTGAGTGAGGCGATATATCTGCACTCAACCCGTTTTGACAAATTTTTCCGGATGGACTGGGACCTCTCAGAAACCGCAGATAAAACAATCAACCACATCATCGACGTTCTAAAACTTCCTTGGCACAAAGAAGTTCCAGAACTCGGAATGAAGTGGTCGTTTAGTTACAGTCTGATATTCGACGGGAAGGCCATAAGTTTATCGCGCAGTCTCAGCGAGGCGGGAGTGTCACCTGGAAATGTATTGATGATCGGGATCAATGGCACGTACGAGGACGTTTGGGAGTGCGAGTTAAAGAATATGTGGGATGGCTCGAAAATGTACGAGATGGGATCAGCGCTCAGGCACGAAGCAGAACTAAAAGAACAAATCAGGAAACGAGGCCGACTGAATAGAGACCGACTGCGCGAGTTTGCAAATGATTGCTTTTCCCACGTATAA
- a CDS encoding phage integrase N-terminal SAM-like domain-containing protein, with the protein MSQPRLLDLVRNEIRLRHYSIRTEKSYVDWITRFILFHNKRHPQELGADHVSSFLTYLATRQNVAASTQNQALNALVFLYRNVLKSEFDELDTMVRAKKPKKLPVVLSSLDR; encoded by the coding sequence ATGAGTCAACCGCGTTTACTTGATCTGGTGCGTAATGAAATTCGGTTACGGCATTATAGCATTCGCACTGAAAAATCCTATGTTGACTGGATAACCCGTTTTATCCTGTTCCATAACAAAAGGCATCCACAAGAATTAGGGGCTGATCACGTCAGCTCTTTTTTAACCTACCTGGCAACACGGCAGAATGTTGCTGCCTCAACCCAGAATCAGGCGCTTAATGCCCTGGTTTTTCTTTATAGAAATGTCTTGAAAAGCGAGTTTGATGAGCTCGACACGATGGTGCGGGCGAAGAAACCAAAGAAATTGCCGGTGGTGCTCAGCTCTCTTGACAGGTGA
- a CDS encoding EVE domain-containing protein, with protein MNYWLMKSEPNAFGIDDLQNMPEQTEHWDGVRNYQARNMMRDEMKVGDQVFFYHSNCEVPGIVGLMEVVKEGYPDFTAFDPNSKYFDEKSDPAKPRWFMVDIKYLRHTRRVIPLAELKEHDALENMALVRKGNRLSIMPVSQQEWDYILGLE; from the coding sequence ATGAACTACTGGCTGATGAAATCGGAACCGAACGCTTTTGGCATTGACGATCTGCAGAACATGCCGGAGCAGACCGAACATTGGGACGGGGTACGCAATTACCAGGCGCGCAATATGATGCGGGATGAGATGAAGGTGGGTGATCAGGTGTTTTTTTACCATTCCAATTGCGAGGTCCCGGGGATTGTCGGGCTGATGGAAGTGGTCAAAGAAGGGTATCCGGATTTCACCGCCTTTGACCCGAACAGCAAGTATTTTGACGAAAAGAGCGATCCGGCCAAGCCGCGCTGGTTCATGGTCGATATCAAGTATCTCCGCCATACCCGGCGGGTGATCCCCCTTGCGGAACTCAAAGAGCATGACGCCTTGGAAAACATGGCGCTGGTGCGCAAGGGGAACCGGTTGTCGATCATGCCGGTCAGTCAACAGGAATGGGATTATATCCTGGGCCTTGAATAG
- a CDS encoding nitroreductase — MESNVVESERPVGQCRSCTLLLIQRCYGRHWWFCLVREPLVWGMRMLAWWHRIDAHRYVVPSPTCQGCIRFMKTELDEKSPLFRGLNKLIGLRFKELRDSMLTEGDHQQAKQEAEERMNPAHSESKAE; from the coding sequence TTGGAAAGTAACGTTGTGGAAAGTGAACGACCTGTCGGACAGTGTCGTAGTTGTACGCTCCTGTTAATTCAGCGCTGTTATGGCCGGCACTGGTGGTTTTGCCTGGTGCGGGAACCGCTGGTCTGGGGGATGCGGATGCTGGCCTGGTGGCATAGGATCGACGCCCACCGTTATGTTGTTCCCAGTCCAACTTGTCAGGGCTGTATTCGCTTCATGAAAACCGAGCTGGATGAAAAATCACCCCTGTTTCGCGGGCTGAACAAACTGATCGGCCTGCGTTTCAAAGAATTGCGTGACTCCATGTTGACTGAAGGAGATCATCAGCAAGCCAAGCAAGAGGCTGAAGAACGGATGAACCCCGCTCATTCTGAAAGTAAAGCGGAGTGA